TTCGATTCATTGATCGAATAGATATCCTGGATCACGGGGACATCGGTCAGGTCATGAATGGTTGTGACGCCATCAATATCCATCGTGCCACCGACAATCGTGTTTCCGGTAATCTCCGCAGTTCCGTCGAGATAGCTGTTGCCGACAACATGGAAGGCATATTCCGATTCGGTGACACCGGACCAGATCGGTCCTTCGACCATCAGTCCATTCTCCGGTGCCGGATAGCCGCCTGCATAGTCGGATCCGATGGCGACGTTGCCGGCGACACCCAGTCTGCTCAGCGGGGCAGGTGTGCCAAAACCAACATCACCCTGCACGAGGAGTCCGTTGCTCGGGGCTTCATACGTGCGTGCATATTCCGCGCCGATGGATGTGTTCCCCGCGACGCCCAACCAGCTCTTCGGTATGGTTGTCCCGATTCCCACTTTCCCTTCAAACGCGGCGCCATCAGCAGGAGCCTCGTTATCGGAAAAGTTACCACCGACCGAGAGTCCGCCACTGACGCCGAGCATGCTGCCCGGACCGGCGGTTCCAATGCCAACGCGTCCCTCAAACAGCGCACCGTTGAGCGGTGGGAGGTTGATCCCGGTGAAGTGCTCACCGACGATGAGTTCACCCGATACTTCGAGCTCCGCTGTCGGATTCGGCTCGCCGATACCAACATGTCCTTCGACAATCATTCCGTTCTCCGGCGCTTCGATGTTGCCGGCATAATTCTGCCCGATGGAGGCATTGCCCGAAACATCCAGCTTGCTTGCCGGGTGGTCGGTGCCAATACCGAGTTTGCCGTAGGCCGTAAGGCGCATACGTTCGATGTTGTCGGTGCGGAACACCAGGTCGACACGATCCGATGTTCCCACAAAATCCTGCGCAGCGTTTGTACCTTCGTTCCCGAAGGTCGACCACGGACTGCCCAGTGAATTTGACCCGTTCGTCTGGTTTCCACTCGCATCGCCGTTGCGCAGCCGGTCGGCTTCAGTCGCGTGCAATGCGTGGAAAGCGTACGGTACGGAAAGCAGCTGGGAGGAACCGAGAAGGGAATAATCCGTTCCCCCGTTCTCGTCCATTTCCACCTGCAACCAATAGCTGTTCTCACCCCAGGGAAGCGCATCGAGTGCTCCCTGTCGCAGATCACCGGCACCGACCTGCAGTGTGAACATGCCAAAGTCATTCGTGACCACCGAGTGCCGCTCGGTGTACACTGCGCTCCCATTGGGGCCATCCTGAAGGATGGAGATGCGCAGACTCAGCTCTCTGTCCTGCAGCACTGTACCGTCGAGATCCCGTGCGACACCCTGATAATTCATCAGCGTAGGCGACTGGGCAAACATGGTGACAGCACAGAGCGGGAGGAGCAGGAGTATAGCAAATAAGCTTCTCATGATGTTTTATTCTCTGTGATAATTATTGTGCCTTGACGATTTTGTAGAGTCCCAACTGTTTTCCTTTCCCGGAAAATGCTGCTAGCATGTACAGGCCACTGGGCATACTGTCGAATGTCAGTCGCGTGACCTGGTCACCGCTGCGCACGTTCTCACGCATGACTTCGGAACCGAGAAGGTCATAGACGACAAGCGTCATGTCTTCATCGACACCGGCCATGCGTACAAGCACGGAATAGCGTGTGGGATTTGGATAGAGATCGAGGGAGAAAGGTATACTCTCTTCCCGGATGGGAATCACGGAGAGGAAGGCCTGCTGGAAGCCCTCACTGATGGTTCCGGCATGCGACTGGTGCGTCGCCACGGCTGTCTGTCCCACGGTCCATGAAATACTCATGGATGCCGTCCGGGCGTAACCGCCTGAAATGGCAAGCACGGCAGGATCAATTTCCTGCGCCTGCGCACTGAAGGAACACAGCACCGCCAGCAGAACCATGTAGGCATGTCTGGCTTTCATAGGTGTGATACAACCTCCGATATGATGTGAATGATGGAAATACCATCATACCATTCCACCGGCTTCAGCCGTATCACATGCTGCAACGCATTGTTACATGCGTGCGCTTCCCGTCATACTCCTGCGATGAGTACTTCAATATGCTGGAAAGCCCATGCGAAGCATATACGCACTTGTGCGTATTCAGTGTTCTTTTCGCGCCTGTCCCATGGCGAAGGTAAGCAATGCGTTTCTCCCCTGCAGTCGCAGCTTCCGAACCATATTGCTGCGGTGCTTCTGCACTGTTCTGTAACTGATGTACATCGCATCAGCAATTTCCCTGCTTGTGCGGTTCTCCGCGATTGCGCGCAATATCTGCAGTTCCGTCGCTGTCAGGATTGATTCGATGTGTGGGGCAACAGTGAAGCTGTCTCCTTCGAGGAGCTGCTCGGCACAGACGGAGAGGAAGTATTCGCCTGCACTGCAGCGGTGAACTGCTCGCACATACTCCTCGACATCATCCTCGATACAGAGAAGGCCACGATGCCGCTGTCTGGATGCCTGTTCAGCTCCCTCCGGTGTGAGCGCTCCGAACAGCAGCACGATACAGAGGCAGCCACGCTGTTTGAGTCTGCGAAGGAGAGCAGCGGTGCTCTGTCCGGGGAGGGCGAGATCGAGAAGAAGTATTTCCGGGTGTGCTCCGTGGCAGCTGCGTATCACTTCCTCCGCCTTTGCAGCGGTGGAGGTTACGAGGATGCCGCGCTCCTGGTTCAGGGCACGAAGCAAGCCCTCGCGGTAAAGCGAAACGGCCGAAGCGATACACAACGTAATCATGCAGGGATAATATCTGTCCGAAACGAGGAAAACAAGCAATGGTCCGCCCCGGCTTCTTTGAGGAGAAGCCCGGGCGGACCATGCCGTGTCAG
This portion of the bacterium genome encodes:
- a CDS encoding T9SS type A sorting domain-containing protein; this encodes MKARHAYMVLLAVLCSFSAQAQEIDPAVLAISGGYARTASMSISWTVGQTAVATHQSHAGTISEGFQQAFLSVIPIREESIPFSLDLYPNPTRYSVLVRMAGVDEDMTLVVYDLLGSEVMRENVRSGDQVTRLTFDSMPSGLYMLAAFSGKGKQLGLYKIVKAQ
- a CDS encoding response regulator transcription factor; its protein translation is MITLCIASAVSLYREGLLRALNQERGILVTSTAAKAEEVIRSCHGAHPEILLLDLALPGQSTAALLRRLKQRGCLCIVLLFGALTPEGAEQASRQRHRGLLCIEDDVEEYVRAVHRCSAGEYFLSVCAEQLLEGDSFTVAPHIESILTATELQILRAIAENRTSREIADAMYISYRTVQKHRSNMVRKLRLQGRNALLTFAMGQARKEH